The following proteins are co-located in the uncultured Tolumonas sp. genome:
- the tilS gene encoding tRNA lysidine(34) synthetase TilS yields MSHYRVETDVFAILDQQLKPGPLLVGFSGGLDSRVLLELLARYTRQRTGFSLQAVHVHHGLNPLADQWLSHCQQTCQTLAIPFTAQRVEIAKQNRQSLEDLARQARYAVFRQYLPIGGMLLTAHHQDDQLETLLLALKRGSGPRGLAAMPMETDFAGGRLVRPLLSFSRQQLLDWAISQRLSWIEDDSNHDERFDRNFLRQRVIPLLRERWPEMAVTAARSAALCAEQETLLDEIAKTDLFACQHVDGSLQIELLESLSPARRHQLLRFWLRQQTGTVPSHAQLQKIWPEVALARADAMPELVWQQGVIRRYQQRLYHVSPMPAAMLSQALPIDIPVHLANGVLTLQTDYLNEMRLRMPEAEEQITLEYGLPGSHKAHPVGREHSRELKKLWQEYEVAPWRRGTMPVICYQGKIAAVVGLFICQDYLCETGCKGLTINWQPNA; encoded by the coding sequence GTGAGCCACTATCGTGTAGAAACTGACGTATTCGCCATTTTGGATCAACAGCTCAAACCCGGCCCTTTACTGGTCGGCTTTAGTGGTGGTCTGGATTCCCGCGTATTGCTGGAATTATTGGCTCGTTATACTCGTCAACGAACGGGTTTTTCGTTGCAAGCGGTACATGTCCATCATGGATTGAATCCGTTGGCTGATCAGTGGTTGAGCCACTGCCAGCAAACTTGCCAGACACTGGCAATCCCGTTTACGGCACAACGTGTTGAGATTGCAAAACAAAATCGTCAAAGTTTGGAAGATCTGGCGCGTCAGGCGCGTTATGCGGTGTTTCGGCAGTATTTACCAATCGGTGGCATGTTACTTACGGCGCATCATCAAGATGACCAGCTGGAAACACTGCTGTTAGCACTGAAGCGTGGTTCGGGCCCACGAGGCTTAGCGGCCATGCCAATGGAAACTGATTTTGCCGGTGGTCGCTTGGTGCGCCCGCTATTATCTTTTAGTCGTCAGCAATTATTGGATTGGGCGATCAGCCAGCGCTTAAGCTGGATTGAAGATGACAGCAATCATGATGAGCGTTTTGATCGTAATTTTCTGCGCCAGCGCGTGATCCCATTATTGCGGGAACGGTGGCCGGAGATGGCGGTAACTGCAGCGCGCAGTGCCGCTTTATGTGCGGAACAAGAAACATTACTCGATGAAATTGCCAAAACAGATCTGTTCGCCTGTCAGCATGTTGATGGCAGTTTGCAAATCGAGTTGTTGGAGAGTTTGTCACCTGCACGACGTCATCAGTTATTGCGCTTCTGGTTACGCCAACAAACCGGCACGGTGCCATCACACGCGCAATTACAGAAGATCTGGCCTGAAGTGGCATTAGCCCGTGCAGATGCAATGCCCGAACTTGTCTGGCAACAAGGCGTTATCCGTCGCTATCAGCAGCGTTTATATCACGTTTCCCCAATGCCAGCAGCCATGTTGTCGCAAGCATTACCAATCGATATTCCCGTTCATTTAGCGAATGGCGTTTTGACGTTACAGACTGATTATCTGAATGAAATGCGGTTACGCATGCCAGAAGCAGAAGAACAAATAACGTTGGAATATGGCTTGCCTGGTTCGCACAAAGCGCATCCGGTAGGGAGAGAACATTCGCGTGAGTTGAAGAAATTATGGCAAGAGTATGAGGTTGCGCCTTGGCGCCGGGGCACAATGCCAGTCATCTGTTATCAGGGGAAGATTGCCGCAGTTGTCGGCTTATTTATCTGTCAGGACTATCTCTGTGAAACGGGCTGTAAAGGGTTAACAATTAACTGGCAGCCGAATGCCTGA
- a CDS encoding proline--tRNA ligase — protein sequence MRTSQYLLSTLKETPNDAEVISHQLMLRAGMIRKLASGLYTWLPTGLRVLHKVEAIVRDEMNKAGAIEISMPVVQPAELWEESGRWEQYGPELCRLTDRHNRPFVLGPTHEEVVTALVRYEVNSYKQLPLNLYQIQTKFRDEVRPRFGVMRGREFTMKDAYSFHLNKESLVETYGKMHQAYCNIFSRMGLDFRPVLADTGSIGGTGSHEFHVLANSGEDVIAFSTESDYAANVEMAEALAPAGERPAPSASATKIATPNAHTIAEVSAYLKVAEQQTVKTLLVKGEADEQGKAGVVALVLRGDHELNDIKAEKVAGVAAPLTFASEEEIRAVAGCDAGSIGPQNLKCKVIVDRSAAHLADFVCGANENGFHMTGMNWDRDIQGYEVADIRNVVEGDPSPCGQGTLLLKRGIEVGHIFQLGTKYSEAMNATVLNEGGKSTVMEMGCYGIGVTRVVAAAIEQNFDDRGIIWSDALAPFQAVIIPMNMQKSQRVQELAERFYTELQAAGVEVLLDDRKERPGVMFADMELIGIPHAIVIGDRGIDNGVVEYKHRRSGEKTEIAIDEIVAKIKAQLAK from the coding sequence ATGCGTACCAGCCAATATTTGCTTTCCACGCTCAAAGAAACACCGAATGATGCGGAAGTGATCAGCCACCAGCTGATGCTGCGCGCCGGGATGATCCGTAAACTGGCTTCTGGCCTGTATACTTGGTTACCGACCGGCCTGCGTGTATTGCATAAAGTTGAAGCCATTGTACGTGATGAGATGAATAAAGCCGGTGCCATTGAAATTTCAATGCCAGTCGTGCAACCAGCAGAGTTGTGGGAAGAGTCTGGTCGTTGGGAACAATATGGCCCAGAGCTGTGCCGTCTGACTGATCGTCATAACCGTCCGTTTGTATTAGGCCCGACTCATGAAGAAGTCGTTACCGCACTGGTACGCTACGAAGTAAACAGCTACAAACAGCTGCCACTGAACCTGTATCAGATCCAGACCAAATTCCGTGATGAAGTTCGCCCTCGCTTTGGTGTGATGCGTGGTCGTGAATTCACCATGAAAGATGCTTATTCCTTCCATCTGAACAAAGAGAGTCTGGTCGAAACCTACGGCAAAATGCATCAGGCTTACTGCAACATTTTCAGCCGCATGGGTCTGGATTTCCGCCCAGTATTGGCTGACACCGGTTCGATCGGTGGCACGGGTTCACATGAATTCCACGTGCTGGCCAACAGTGGTGAAGACGTGATCGCTTTCTCTACCGAATCAGATTACGCCGCTAACGTGGAAATGGCCGAAGCGTTAGCTCCTGCCGGTGAGCGCCCAGCACCGTCCGCGAGTGCGACCAAAATTGCTACGCCAAATGCACACACCATTGCGGAAGTTTCTGCATACCTGAAAGTGGCTGAACAGCAGACCGTTAAAACACTGTTGGTTAAAGGCGAAGCCGATGAACAAGGTAAAGCAGGCGTTGTTGCGCTGGTTCTACGTGGTGATCATGAACTGAACGATATCAAAGCCGAGAAAGTGGCTGGTGTTGCAGCACCATTAACGTTCGCCAGCGAAGAAGAGATCCGTGCCGTTGCAGGTTGTGATGCCGGTTCCATTGGCCCACAAAACCTGAAATGCAAAGTGATCGTCGATCGCAGTGCAGCGCATCTGGCTGATTTTGTTTGTGGCGCCAATGAAAATGGTTTCCACATGACTGGCATGAACTGGGATCGTGATATTCAGGGTTACGAAGTCGCTGATATCCGTAATGTGGTGGAAGGTGACCCAAGCCCATGCGGTCAAGGCACCCTGCTGCTGAAACGTGGTATTGAAGTGGGCCATATTTTCCAACTCGGCACCAAATACTCTGAAGCAATGAATGCCACCGTGCTAAACGAAGGCGGTAAATCGACCGTAATGGAAATGGGCTGTTACGGTATCGGTGTTACCCGTGTGGTGGCAGCGGCGATTGAACAAAATTTTGACGATCGCGGTATTATCTGGAGCGACGCGTTGGCACCATTCCAGGCGGTGATCATCCCAATGAACATGCAAAAATCGCAGCGCGTTCAGGAACTGGCTGAGCGTTTCTACACTGAACTGCAAGCAGCCGGTGTTGAAGTATTGCTGGATGATCGTAAAGAGCGCCCAGGTGTTATGTTTGCCGATATGGAGTTGATCGGTATTCCGCATGCGATCGTGATCGGTGATCGTGGTATCGACAACGGCGTGGTGGAATACAAACACCGTCGTAGCGGCGAGAAAACCGAAATTGCGATTGATGAAATTGTGGCAAAAATTAAAGCCCAATTAGCGAAATAA
- a CDS encoding DHA2 family efflux MFS transporter permease subunit produces the protein MSVIPTSTTHPARVAHRGLITVAVMLATVMQTLDTTIANVALPYMQGSMAATQDQISWVLTSYIVAAAICTPLNGFLVNRFGRKRVFFWEVLGFTCVSVLCGVAQSLPEIVTFRILQGIFGAGLVPLSQAIQLDVYEPKERGQAMAIWGIGVMVGPILGPTLGGYLTEFYNWRWVFFINLPVGILALVGIWLFVPETKPNKTIRFDGLGFGLLAIAIGALQMFLDRGESKDWFTSTEIILEGICAVLFIYLFIVHMFTHKAPFIHPAMFKDRNFCIGLLLIFILGVMLLSTVALLSPFLENLLGYPVLATGFAMAPRGLGTMLSMSLVGHLMRRFDLRTLLVVGLLMMVESLWEMSLFDLNITFFDLFRTGFIQGFGMGFVFVPLSTMTFMTLDQKYRNEGTAMYSLLRNIGSSIGISIVVTLLSQNTQVFHSILAENTNGFNVIWLHQLPTLWDLRSAGGLALLNKTITQQASLIAYLRDFRLVMFVTLLALPLIFLLRKRNPAVTH, from the coding sequence ATGTCTGTCATACCAACTTCCACGACTCACCCCGCTCGTGTTGCGCATCGAGGCTTGATCACAGTTGCTGTGATGCTCGCCACGGTGATGCAAACGCTGGATACCACCATCGCCAACGTCGCCTTACCTTATATGCAAGGCAGTATGGCGGCAACGCAGGATCAGATCTCGTGGGTGCTCACCTCCTATATTGTAGCGGCCGCCATTTGTACGCCGTTAAACGGTTTTTTAGTGAACCGGTTTGGGCGTAAACGAGTATTTTTCTGGGAAGTGCTTGGTTTTACCTGTGTATCGGTATTGTGTGGAGTCGCGCAATCACTACCTGAGATCGTGACATTTCGTATTTTGCAGGGAATATTTGGTGCTGGTTTAGTGCCGCTGTCACAAGCGATCCAGTTAGATGTCTATGAACCCAAAGAACGTGGTCAGGCCATGGCGATCTGGGGTATTGGCGTCATGGTTGGCCCAATTTTAGGGCCGACACTGGGCGGTTACCTGACGGAGTTTTACAACTGGCGTTGGGTATTTTTCATCAATCTGCCGGTTGGCATTCTGGCACTGGTCGGTATCTGGTTGTTTGTGCCGGAAACCAAACCCAATAAAACCATCCGCTTTGATGGTCTTGGCTTTGGCTTACTGGCTATCGCCATTGGCGCGTTGCAGATGTTTTTGGATCGTGGTGAATCCAAAGACTGGTTTACCTCGACAGAAATCATCCTCGAAGGCATCTGTGCCGTATTGTTTATCTATCTGTTCATTGTGCATATGTTTACGCACAAAGCGCCGTTTATTCACCCTGCCATGTTCAAAGATCGAAACTTCTGCATTGGCTTATTACTGATCTTTATCTTAGGCGTCATGCTGCTGTCGACCGTGGCCTTGTTATCCCCTTTTCTAGAAAACCTGTTGGGTTATCCGGTCTTAGCAACGGGGTTTGCCATGGCTCCGCGTGGGCTAGGAACCATGTTGAGTATGAGTCTGGTCGGCCATCTGATGCGTCGGTTTGATCTTCGTACTTTATTGGTGGTCGGTTTATTAATGATGGTTGAATCATTATGGGAAATGTCGCTGTTTGATCTGAATATCACGTTCTTCGATCTGTTTAGAACTGGTTTTATCCAAGGTTTTGGGATGGGATTCGTGTTTGTGCCGCTGAGCACAATGACCTTTATGACACTCGATCAGAAATATAGAAATGAAGGCACGGCGATGTATAGCTTGTTGCGCAATATCGGTAGCAGTATTGGTATTTCAATCGTGGTCACTTTGCTGTCGCAAAATACGCAGGTTTTTCATTCCATTCTGGCCGAGAATACCAACGGATTTAACGTTATTTGGTTACATCAGCTGCCGACATTGTGGGATCTGAGATCGGCAGGTGGCCTTGCTTTGCTGAATAAAACCATCACCCAGCAGGCTAGTTTGATCGCCTATTTGCGTGATTTCCGGTTGGTGATGTTTGTTACCTTGTTGGCGTTACCATTGATCTTTTTATTACGTAAACGCAATCCGGCAGTGACGCATTAA
- a CDS encoding ATP-binding protein has product MTDKQPTMTELQNEIIRLNKMVSALIKRADAVDADKMTDFSLFQTQVMLQDEVMSRTEQLENALLKNNQINAELIDAQRKMANEIEERKLVLLALEQEKSEQKELIQKLEESDRQLRQSEKLASIGQLAAGVAHEINNPMGFITSNLSSLQRYFTQLFQLIALYEKSSADPANPVWPLQIQSLRDEIDIDFLKEDIGPLFQDSIEGAIRIRRIIQDLLHFSRAGENYWEWANLQDGLNSTLNILSNELKYKADVIREYGDIPPVHCMPAQLNQVFMNMLLNAVHSIDIHGEIRVKTGVSQDQVYITIADTGSGMTPEVKAKIFDPFFTTKRLGAGTGLGLSVAYGIIKKHQGHIDVQSEPGKGSVFTVWLPISPVIESDDPH; this is encoded by the coding sequence ATGACTGACAAACAGCCAACAATGACCGAATTACAGAATGAAATCATCCGTCTGAATAAAATGGTCTCCGCGTTAATAAAACGGGCTGATGCAGTAGATGCCGACAAGATGACGGACTTTAGCCTGTTTCAAACCCAAGTAATGCTGCAAGACGAAGTCATGAGCCGGACGGAGCAGCTAGAAAATGCATTATTAAAAAACAACCAAATCAATGCTGAATTGATTGATGCACAACGCAAAATGGCCAACGAAATTGAAGAGCGAAAGCTGGTACTTTTAGCGTTGGAACAAGAAAAATCGGAACAAAAAGAATTAATTCAAAAACTGGAAGAAAGCGATCGTCAGCTACGGCAATCGGAAAAATTGGCATCGATTGGCCAGTTAGCTGCCGGTGTTGCTCACGAAATTAATAACCCGATGGGATTTATCACCTCGAATCTGAGTTCGCTGCAGCGCTATTTTACCCAGCTATTTCAATTGATTGCACTTTATGAAAAATCATCTGCCGACCCGGCTAATCCTGTTTGGCCTCTACAGATCCAGTCATTAAGGGATGAAATCGACATCGATTTCTTGAAAGAGGATATTGGACCGCTATTTCAAGACTCGATAGAAGGGGCTATCCGCATCAGGCGGATCATTCAAGACTTACTGCATTTTTCCCGAGCCGGTGAAAATTACTGGGAATGGGCTAATTTACAAGATGGTCTGAATAGCACGCTAAATATACTGAGTAATGAACTGAAATATAAAGCTGACGTGATCCGGGAATATGGGGATATTCCGCCAGTTCATTGCATGCCCGCGCAGCTTAATCAGGTGTTTATGAACATGCTGCTGAACGCTGTACATTCCATTGATATTCATGGCGAGATCCGCGTAAAAACTGGCGTGAGCCAAGATCAGGTTTATATCACGATTGCGGATACCGGTAGTGGAATGACGCCTGAAGTAAAAGCCAAAATTTTTGACCCGTTCTTTACCACAAAACGCTTAGGTGCCGGTACCGGTTTAGGTTTATCGGTCGCCTACGGCATTATCAAAAAACATCAGGGGCATATTGATGTGCAAAGTGAACCCGGTAAAGGTTCCGTCTTTACTGTCTGGTTGCCCATTTCGCCCGTGATCGAGTCAGACGATCCACACTGA
- a CDS encoding FIST N-terminal domain-containing protein: MNKILRAQSQAPDAKTAVTELKNQFNSQSASLLLFFCSAHYDLTAIAESFNLLFPDVAVVGCTTAGEIGPNGYIEHSISAVLFPQDEFSVVTGCLNKITELTESDSKQFVQSLLPQREHLSRLNNHRHAFAMQLIDGLSGKEEFISYSFQKNLGSIPLFGGSAADNMQFVQTHVFHHGAFHENSCVLVLFSTNRPFRLFKTQNFSGIGEPLVVTAADPVNRTIIELNGLPAADVYAQRIGKNISELNTHFFAAFPLVIKINGNEYIRSIQTMNSDGSLRLYCAIDEGVVLRVADSTNLINDLDQQFSKLKTALGEISLTLACDCSLRRMEIIDNQQLTAVADIFRQYRTSGFSSFGEQFGSLHVNQTCTGIAFGCGESPS; the protein is encoded by the coding sequence ATGAACAAAATACTGCGTGCACAATCCCAAGCGCCTGACGCAAAAACTGCAGTAACCGAATTGAAAAACCAGTTCAATTCTCAGTCTGCGAGTCTGCTCCTGTTTTTTTGCTCCGCCCATTATGATTTAACTGCAATTGCAGAGAGTTTTAATCTGTTATTTCCTGATGTTGCGGTTGTTGGATGTACGACCGCCGGCGAAATAGGCCCCAATGGTTACATTGAACACTCCATCAGTGCCGTATTATTTCCGCAAGATGAATTTAGCGTGGTCACCGGTTGCTTAAACAAGATCACTGAGCTGACCGAATCGGACAGCAAACAGTTTGTACAATCGCTACTACCACAGCGAGAACACTTATCACGCCTCAATAACCATCGTCACGCATTTGCCATGCAATTAATTGATGGCTTGTCCGGCAAAGAAGAATTCATCAGTTACAGTTTTCAAAAAAACTTGGGCAGCATTCCCCTGTTCGGTGGTTCCGCTGCCGACAATATGCAATTCGTACAAACACATGTCTTTCATCATGGCGCATTTCATGAAAACAGCTGCGTATTAGTCTTATTCAGCACCAACAGACCATTTCGTCTGTTTAAGACACAAAATTTCTCAGGCATTGGTGAACCGTTAGTAGTAACAGCCGCTGATCCGGTTAACCGAACTATTATCGAATTAAATGGTCTTCCCGCTGCTGATGTTTATGCGCAGCGTATTGGCAAAAACATATCGGAACTAAACACCCACTTCTTTGCCGCATTTCCACTTGTCATCAAAATAAACGGCAATGAATACATTCGTTCCATACAAACAATGAATTCAGATGGTAGTTTGCGGCTTTATTGCGCCATTGATGAAGGTGTTGTATTGCGGGTTGCTGATAGTACAAACCTGATTAATGATTTAGATCAGCAATTTAGCAAACTCAAAACTGCTCTTGGGGAGATATCGCTGACCCTAGCTTGTGATTGTTCTTTGCGACGCATGGAAATTATTGATAACCAACAACTCACTGCTGTTGCGGATATATTCCGACAATATCGTACTTCTGGATTTAGTAGTTTCGGTGAGCAATTCGGTAGCTTGCATGTGAACCAGACCTGTACCGGGATCGCTTTTGGTTGCGGAGAATCGCCATCATGA
- a CDS encoding GGDEF domain-containing protein: MEGLSVVATYDHAPDLHFARVSGFSPISSSDKLALLETLMTQEKLADLLQSFATWTSQHLPVCRMAYIWMEQRFEILNLGRGAYKQHFSLLDPKMQLLGQVDYELTGKLNPHQHRLLQQLHQLLINPLRLFLKMEEMDQQCRMDHLTGVGNRAHFDEAMQLSIEQNNRQPNGLTLMLVDLDHFKQINDTHGHPTGDRVLKVFAELLTDVVRGTDMVFRLGGDEFALMFQPADEFTALRVMVRLQKRLAQHPELKLLNVGCSLGYTNWTSGMSAKELYHLADEQLYHNKNLRRDA; this comes from the coding sequence ATGGAAGGTTTATCTGTTGTAGCGACATATGATCATGCCCCGGATCTGCATTTTGCCCGCGTGAGTGGCTTTAGCCCGATCTCCAGCAGCGATAAATTAGCCTTGCTGGAAACGCTGATGACGCAAGAAAAACTCGCCGATCTGCTGCAATCTTTTGCCACCTGGACCAGCCAACATTTGCCGGTTTGCCGCATGGCTTATATCTGGATGGAACAACGTTTTGAGATATTGAATCTCGGCCGTGGCGCTTACAAACAACATTTCTCGCTGCTTGATCCTAAGATGCAGTTGCTGGGCCAAGTTGATTACGAATTAACCGGCAAACTGAACCCGCATCAGCATCGTCTGTTGCAGCAATTACACCAGTTATTGATTAACCCGTTACGTCTGTTTCTGAAAATGGAAGAGATGGATCAGCAATGCCGGATGGATCATTTAACCGGTGTGGGTAACCGCGCTCATTTTGACGAAGCGATGCAGTTATCCATTGAGCAGAACAATCGTCAGCCAAATGGTTTAACACTCATGCTGGTTGATTTAGATCACTTTAAACAGATCAACGACACCCATGGTCACCCAACTGGCGACCGTGTTTTAAAAGTGTTTGCTGAACTTTTGACTGATGTTGTACGCGGTACCGACATGGTCTTTCGTTTAGGTGGCGATGAATTTGCGCTGATGTTCCAACCGGCAGATGAATTTACCGCATTACGCGTGATGGTACGTTTACAAAAACGTCTGGCACAACATCCAGAACTGAAATTATTGAATGTAGGTTGCAGCTTAGGTTATACCAATTGGACCAGCGGTATGAGCGCCAAAGAGCTGTATCATCTGGCTGATGAGCAACTTTATCACAATAAAAATCTGCGCCGGGATGCCTGA